aaggaccccgattaattaaaaaagagatataacaaatatctcgactaagtgtCAGAACACGATCAAAGCTAAGAATcctaaacgttttttttaaaacttattttagtaagtttttgattattaactttatattttgttttaattataaacaacattaattaattggacttcgaatatcaaattggctaaagtgcagtttagtccctaagtgGCTAATgtgcagtttagtccctaagtggctaaagtacagtttagtccctaattagctaaagtacagtttagtccctaaagtTTTATacacttaaaatgattaagttttttattgtaactcgggttacttgaagttaaagatattgggttccgttttaaaaattaatttattattttatcaaaattgattttataattataaactatggtttataattgggtatgattatgcttattttatcaaagtatttttgagaattataaactctggcttatattttgataaaatattttgggtcgggttagacttgggtcacccgacatgtgaggtagcttggtagttattggtaactcggctaactgaatatttgaggaaattgatttaagttattatttatttattatttaagtaatacttttcggaacggattttaaagcggaaacccaatagacttggcttactTAAtcatttgagtattgtgttactcgatgtgattcagtttgactcgggtcattacatgattaattgttcattctattcttgctacgtttatgcttgactcggtattgtgctagtcctatgtggtgtctagtattcttagagttaggggttggatggattttaacttatatattgttttagacccgtcgactactcgtgcttcggagtctacgcagggttagctgtttgccaagattcacgtggataagcaaagtgagtttgtagtgctatttaccgctttattaagtaccgcattatattttagtattataaatgttttaaaattgttttaagcgattatggatctggattgaaacgagctactcgattaattataatcataggAAAAgtcatttaataaattaattatcgttttatcacataattaatttattttagccaatttgggtgcgttttttgaccccctacgcgtaccggatgaagttcgAACCTAAACGggagttttagacggtgttgcaaaCAATacgaatgttcaattagttttgtaatcagactgttttaagtaagcatttTAATGGGGAGCTCGACAGATTCAGATATTGCTGCAAAACTAACCGCAACTCAGAAGACTCTTATTGAATGGGGAGGTAACAGGGGCCCGAATTATAAGAAGAGAGCAGCTGGGCTTCGGAATCGTATGGGACGCCTGAATGTTAACAGTGATGATAGGCGGAGAGCGGAATACAGCAGGTTAGCCATGGAGTATCACGCGTTGCTTGGGGAAGAAGAAGTTTACTGGAAACAGCGAGCTAAGAGCTTCTGGCTAGCACATGGAGATGCCAATACACGGTATTTCCACAATTTTGCAACTGCTAGGAAGAAAGGAAATCAAGTGAATAAGCTTAGAGACGAATGTGGGATTTGGAGAACTTCTAAAGAGGAGGTTGCAGGCATAAAGCAGAGGTATTTTAGTTCTCTTTTTACTGAAAATCAATTTGGCCCTATTGAGTTTGTGGAGATTGCTTCTCGTGTATCTGAAGATGAAAATGGTTGTTTAATGAGCCCTGTCTCTGATTGGGAAGTAAAGAATGCGGTGTTTAGCATGCATAATGATAAGTCTCCGGGTCCAGACGGCTTTAATCCGgcgttttttaaaaattattgggGTGTGGTGGGGAAGGATGTGATTAAGCTTTGTAGAGACTTTTTTGCTACAGGTTGTTTTAAAAGTGGCTTGAATGATACTGCTTTAGTTTTGATTCCTAAAGTTAGTAATCCGGAGTATATGACTGAACTTCGGCCTATTTCTTTGTGCAATGTGTCCTATAAAATCATTTCAAAAGTGTTAGCCAATCGAATGAAGAAATTAATGCCTAATATTATCTCAGAGAACCAAAGCGCTTTTGTTGAAAACAGGCTTATtactgataattttttaattgcgTATGAGATTGGCCATTATTTGAGACGGAAAAGAAGAGGGAAGTTGGGTATGGCGGCGCTTAAAATTGACATGAGTAAAGCTTATGATAGAGTTCGTTGGGATTTTGTCGAGTTTATGCTTAAGAAGTTGGGGTTTTGCGACGCTTGGGTAAAATTGGTGATGTATTGTATCTCTTCGGTCACTTATTCCAGTATTGGTGACTGTGAGCTGCTCGACCCTATTATTCCTAGCAGAGGCTTGAGACAAGGCGATCCCCTCTCGCCGTatctgtttattatttgcgcGGAAGGCCTTAGCTTACTTCTTAAAAATGAAGAGAATGGAGGTAAATTGCACGGGGTAGAAGTTTGTAGGGGAGCTCCTACGATTAGCCATCTTTTCTTTGCGGATGATTGTTTTCTCTTTTTCCGAGCTTCGAAAGAGGAAATGACTACCGTAAAAGGGGTGCTTGATAATTATGAGAGTCTCTCGGGCCAAAAGGTAAATCTCCAAAAATCCAATATTATCTTTAGCACAAATGTTTTGTTGGCAGATAGAGTGGGTATTCGGTCGGTGTTGAATGTGGATGAGGCGAGTGATAGTGGGAAATATTTAGGCCTCCCATCTTTGGTTGGTAAAAATAAGACcgctatttttgattttgttcgGGAAAGAGTTTGGAGTAAGGTGAAAGGGTGGAATTCAAAGTTTTTATCTAGAGGGGGAAAGGAGATTCTTATTAAAACGGTTGCACAATCTATGCCAAATTATGTGATGAATGTGTTTTTAATCCCTCGCCGTCTTTGTGAGGAGCTTGAAAGGATGCTTAATTCGTTTTGGTGGGGTAGAGATAGAGAGAAGAGGAAGGGCATTAATTGGGCAAGTTGGGATAGACTTTGTATCCCGAAAAAATTTGGCGGTATGGGGTTTAAAAAGATTCGAGAGTTTAATCTAGCTATGTTGGCTCGCCAAGCTTGGCGGTTTATCACCGAGGAGAATAATTTGATGGTGAAAGTCTTCAAAGCTAGATATTTTCCGAATTCTACATTCTTAGAGGCCAAGTTAGGTGCGAATCCGAGTTACGTGTGGAGAAGTATTTTTGAGACGCAAGCAGTGATGATTATGGGTACTAGAGTGAGGCTGGGTAATGGAAGGAGAACCAAAATTTGGGGTAGTCCTTGGGTGTTGGGCGAAGGCAGTGGGGTGTTATCTACTCCTATGCCGGATAACCTAGTTGATGCAAAGGTTTGCGATTTGTTTGAGGTTGGCGGCAATAGATGGGATGTAGGTCTTGTGAGGGATATTTTTAACAATGGTGATGCGGATAGAATTCTAAATATTCCTACGAGTACTCGTGATGTTAACGATGGTTGGTTTTGGCACTTGGACTCAAAAGGTAAATTTTCTGTCCGGAGTTGTTATCGAGCAGTGTTTGGGCATGTTATGGAGAATCCGAGTGGCCTTTGGAATCTGATTTGGCACTTATCTATTCCTCTTCACATCCGAAATTTTCTTTGGAGGGTGTGTAAGGATTTTTTGCCGACCTCGGAAGCGCTAGAAAGAAGAAAAGTCTTCGTTTTCAATCAATGTGCTGTGTGTTCAGCGGGGCTTGACAATGCTGCTCACATTTTGTATTTCTGTCCAGTTGCTCGTAGTGTTTGGCAGGTTATCAAGGTGCCTTTGTTTGTGGAGGATAGGTCGGTTGCTGATTGGTGTTTGAGGTGGTTAACTGAACTTAAGATGGAAGACAAGGCTTTGGTCGCTGTTGCTTGTTGGAATCTCTGGCTGAACAGGAATAATTCGGTCTGGAATAGTAACTCTGGCACGGCAGAGTCTATCTTGGCAGCAGTGAGTTCTCAGTCCTCTTCTTGGAGTATGGCTCATGGAGCGGCGGTTCAGCATAGAACAGCAGCTCTTCGGCCGGAAGATGGGAAGATCAGATGGAGTCCTCCGCCTCAAGGTTTCCTTAAAGCAAACGTGGATGCTGCAGTGTTCTCCGGGAATGATGGTATAGGTATTGGCATTGTTGTGAGGGACTGGCGCGGTTGTGTTGTTCGTGCTAGACAAGTTCATTTGAGGGAAAACAATGGCCCAAGATCAGCAGAAACTATTGGCATTAGAGAGGCATTAAGTTGGTTAAAAGAGTATCCAAACTTAATGATAGAGTCTGATGCGATGGATGTCGTGTTAGAGCTGAGGAACCCGAGTGCAGTGGAAGCAGACTTCTTAATTGGCGATTGTTTAGATTTAACAAAGCAGTTCAATAACgttatttttgttttcgtgaggcgatctgcgaatcaggcagcgcaCGTGTTAGCGCAATATGCCCGTTCCATTtcaggtcatcaggagtggTTGTGTCACTTCCCTGATTTTCTCACAAATGTAATTGCTTTGGATTTTTAATGAAGTCTAAGttgattctcaaaaaaaaaaaaagtaagcaTTTTAATAGTCCGAattaggctagaaaagggatttttgaaaagttaagtttaactagaaatttgttagctcgataaattatcggttattcggacaacattTATAGTTGcgattaattataatcataggAAAAgtcatttaataaattaattatcgtattatcacataattaatttattttagccaatttggataggtaattaaataaaattcagaAAATGTTATATGACGTACGAAAAATGTTATCATATCTTCATTTCATTTGAAGAGAGAATTAAAAGCCTACTCGATTGGCCCTTTTTGTGGCTGTTTTGCAGTCCCTAAAACAGTTCATATAGGGAattttgggtgcgttttttgaccccctaatcgtaccggatgaagttcgaacctaaacggaagttttagacggtgttgcaaaCAATAcaaatgttcaattagttttgtaatcagactgttttaagtaagcatttTAATAGTCCGAATTAGGCtagaaaatggatttttgaaaagttgagtttaacttgAAATTTGTTAGCTCAAATAAATTATCGATTATTCGGACAACGCTTATTGTtgagattaattataatcataggaaaagtgatttaataacttaattatcattttatcccgataattaatttattttagccaatttagaTAGGTTATTAAATAACATACGAAAATTGTTATTTGACGTACGAAAAATGTTATCATATCTTCATTTTATTTGAAGAGGGAATTTAAACCCTGCTCGATTAGCCCTTTTTAGGGCTGCTCTGCAGTCCCCAAAACAGTTCAAATAGGGGATTTTGGGTGcgtttttgaccccctacgcgtaacGGATGAAGTTCGAAccttaatggaaattttagacggtgttgcagacaatatgaatgttcaattagtttggtaattagactgttttatgtaagcgttttgatagcctgaagttgtctagaaaaggaatttttgaaaagttgagtttaactaggaattcgttagcttgataaattatcggttattcaaaccaattttctagttgagattaattataatgataggaaaagttatttaataaagaAATAATCGTTTTATcctgataattaatttattttagccaGTTTGGgtagctaattaaataacatacggaaaatgtaatttaacctacgaaaaatgttatcatatcttcatttcatttgaagagaaaaaattaaaaccctgTTCGCTTGGCTATTTTTGGAGCGTTCTGCAGTCCCCAGGACAGCTCAGGGAGGGTATTTTGGGTGCGTGTTTTGACCCCTACGCGTCCCAGATGAAGTTCGAACCTGAACGAAAATTTTAGACGATATTGCACACAATacgaatgttcaattagtttgataatcagactgatttatgtaagcgttttgatagcccgaagttggctacaaaagagatttttgaaaagttgagtttaattaggaatttgttagttcgataaattatcggttattcggacaacgtttctagttgagattaattataaagataggaaaagtgatttaataaattaattatcgttttatcccgataattaatttattttagccaatttggatagctaattaaataacatacggaaaatgtaatttaacctaCGAAAAATGTTACCATATCTTCATTTCATTTGAAGAGAGAAAATTAAAACCCTGTTCGCTTGGCCATTTTTGGGTCGTTCAGCagtccccaaaacagcttagggTGGGGATTTTGGGTGccttttttgaccccctacgcgtacctgATGAAGTTAGAACCTCGACGAAAATTTTAGACGGTGTTGTAGACAATacgaatgttcaattagtttgataATCGGACTGTGttaagtaagcattttgatagcccgaagttggctagaaaagggatttttgaaaagttgagtttaactaggaattcgttagctcgataaattatcagttattcagacaaagtttctagttgagattaattataatgataggaaaagtgatttaataaattaattatcgttttatctcgataattaatttattttagctaatttgaatagctaattaaataacatacgaaaaatgtaatttaacctaCGAAAAATGTTATCATATCTTCATTTCATTTGAAGAGAGAAAATTAAAACCTTGTTCGCTTGGCTATTTTTGGGTCGTTCTGcagtccccaaaacagctcacgGAGGGGATTTTAAGTGCGTTTTTTGACCTCTTACGAGAACCGGATGAAGTTCGAACCAAGACACAaattttagacggtgttgcataAATACGAATGTTCTATTAgtttgataatcagactgtttaagtaagcgttttgatagcccgaagttggctagaaaaggaatttttgaaaagttaagtttaactaggaatttgttagctcgataaattattggttattcggacaacgtttctagttgagattaattataataataggaaaaatgatttaataaattaactatcGTTTTATAccgaaaattaattaattttagccaatttggatagctaattaaataacatacggaaaatgtaatttaacctaCGTAAAATGTTATCATATCTTCATTTCATTTGAAGAGAGAAAATTAAAACCGCGTTCGCTTGGCCATTTTTG
This window of the Mercurialis annua linkage group LG5, ddMerAnnu1.2, whole genome shotgun sequence genome carries:
- the LOC126682092 gene encoding uncharacterized protein LOC126682092, with amino-acid sequence MGSSTDSDIAAKLTATQKTLIEWGGNRGPNYKKRAAGLRNRMGRLNVNSDDRRRAEYSRLAMEYHALLGEEEVYWKQRAKSFWLAHGDANTRYFHNFATARKKGNQVNKLRDECGIWRTSKEEVAGIKQRYFSSLFTENQFGPIEFVEIASRVSEDENGCLMSPVSDWEVKNAVFSMHNDKSPGPDGFNPAFFKNYWGVVGKDVIKLCRDFFATGCFKSGLNDTALVLIPKVSNPEYMTELRPISLCNVSYKIISKVLANRMKKLMPNIISENQSAFVENRLITDNFLIAYEIGHYLRRKRRGKLGMAALKIDMSKAYDRVRWDFVEFMLKKLGFCDAWVKLVMYCISSVTYSSIGDCELLDPIIPSRGLRQGDPLSPYLFIICAEGLSLLLKNEENGGKLHGVEVCRGAPTISHLFFADDCFLFFRASKEEMTTVKGVLDNYESLSGQKVNLQKSNIIFSTNVLLADRVGIRSVLNVDEASDSGKYLGLPSLVGKNKTAIFDFVRERVWSKVKGWNSKFLSRGGKEILIKTVAQSMPNYVMNVFLIPRRLCEELERMLNSFWWGRDREKRKGINWASWDRLCIPKKFGGMGFKKIREFNLAMLARQAWRFITEENNLMVKVFKARYFPNSTFLEAKLGANPSYVWRSIFETQAVMIMGTRVRLGNGRRTKIWGSPWVLGEGSGVLSTPMPDNLVDAKVCDLFEVGGNRWDVGLVRDIFNNGDADRILNIPTSTRDVNDGWFWHLDSKGKFSVRSCYRAVFGHVMENPSGLWNLIWHLSIPLHIRNFLWRVCKDFLPTSEALERRKVFVFNQCAVCSAGLDNAAHILYFCPVARSVWQVIKVPLFVEDRSVADWCLRWLTELKMEDKALVAVACWNLWLNRNNSVWNSNSGTAESILAAVSSQSSSWSMAHGAAVQHRTAALRPEDGKIRWSPPPQGFLKANVDAAVFSGNDGIGIGIVVRDWRGCVVRARQVHLRENNGPRSAETIGIREALSWLKEYPNLMIESDAMDVVLELRNPSAVEADFLIGDCLDLTKQFNNVIFVFVRRSANQAAHVLAQYARSISGHQEWLCHFPDFLTNLREGSSGIFFDPQRVPDDVGEIKNVHLLREGSSGIFFDPQPVPDDVGDNKNVHLLREGSSGNEVLPQVAADSIAVLLSLTSKQLREGSLGMFFDPQRVLDDVGDNKNVHLLRSLAFPKTSKGREFRYVFDPQRVPDDVETLTDVLQGVEDYKNLREGSLSEFFDPQRVPDDHSRKHLREGSLAFPKTSKGGEFS